The sequence AAAAGTTGATATAAAGCAGTTTGGGCAAATCGGTATCAGATGATTATATATGGGATTTATTTTCCCGACACAACTGGAAGAAAAAAGCTCCCCGTCCGGAACATCCTCAAAAAGACATAAAAAAACAGAAGGTGTTTAAAAAAAACTCCCGCAGTTATTGGGCTCCTACTTCACAGAAGTAAAGGATAAAAGGCCGGAAAAATTATTTTTTCAAGATGAAGCCCGATTCGGAAGAATCAACAATGTAAACAGATGTTGGGTTCCTAAAAAATACCGACCCCTAGTTACTCAACAATTTGTTCGAGAATACACTTATGCTTACAGTACTGTTTGTCCGGAAACAGGAGAAACCTATTCCATCATTGCCCCTTGCAATAATACAGAGCTAATGAATGTTTTTCTGACAGAAGTATCAATACATTATAATCACTATCGAATTGTCATGATCTTGGATGGAGCAGGATGGCATATCAGCAAAGAACTTGCAGTTCCCCAAAACATAAGACTACTA comes from Bacteroidota bacterium and encodes:
- a CDS encoding winged helix-turn-helix domain-containing protein yields the protein MGKSVSDDYIWDLFSRHNWKKKAPRPEHPQKDIKKQKVFKKNSRSYWAPTSQK
- a CDS encoding IS630 family transposase: MGSYFTEVKDKRPEKLFFQDEARFGRINNVNRCWVPKKYRPLVTQQFVREYTYAYSTVCPETGETYSIIAPCNNTELMNVFLTEVSIHYNHYRIVMILDGAGWHISKELAVPQNIRLLHLPPYSPELNPVEHIWDYIREQKGFKNYTFNSLDAVDDKLEKALRELHNEKEKMKSLCNFNWIY